TCCCGTTATGCTGGCCGTCTCAACAATCTCGATGTCCTTACAGGTCAGACATGCCACCAACTTCTGGCGAGATGCGCTGCGTGCAAAGAAGAACTCATGGGACACTCCGGCCAGTATGGATCCCATCACCGGACCAATCCAATAAACCTGTAGGTGGGCAAAagagaaatatatatacatttatattataataagaTTTCTACAGAGACAGGGGaatacagactgtttatttatgttaaatACAACATTGTTGAAATGCTCCATTGTAAGTAAATGTCTTGCATCCAAAAGTGCAGAAGTATTAGCAGCTATGCGTTGTAAAAGTATCTgaagtcaaatgtatttgtatggCATCCTGTacttagattttttttatgacaatatgAGTGTTTTCATGCATACATGCATCTGGATTCTGAGGCTCTCTCTCACCCAGTGATTTTCCCATAAGCCTGTGATGATGGCTGGACCCAGAGACCGTGCAGGGTTCATACTAGCACCGGAGAAGCGCCCCTGACAGCAAAGCAGCACAAATTAAGTCAAGAGTTATTTAAATGCATCTCCAGAGAGCTACAGAGGTTTGAGACAATACTGTTTAGAAAGCATGTCATTTTACACCATAATAATTAGAATTCATGTtcttttgtataaataaagatTACACATTGCAGACttaaaatcagaatcaggtttaatTCAAAGTAGGTTTACAACTACAATACTACCATTTACTTTGTAAACAGCATGAGGAATTAGGTcaaataaattgaaatgttAATGATCAGCACTATAAGAAAAAGAGTCAGTTTCTCCTGCCTGCTAATTTACAAAGTGAGAACGTTcctttaacttgtgttttttataatgtatttttaaacctGTAAGAGTGGACTAAATGTATAACTTGTTATCTACATTAGGCCCCTCTTACCCCCATTAGTACTCCAGCAGTGTGTGCTAATCCTATGGCCAGGTTTCCTGGTTCTGGGCATTCCCTCCGCCGCTGATCCTCCACTGAGAACACGGTGAAAACCATCTGGAAGGTGCACAACACCTCCATGCCCAGAGCCTGGGCGGCATTCAGCTCTATGGGAACCTGGGGGAGGtaaaacaggaagagaagacGAAGTCAGGAATAATCCAACAAGATGAGATGCCTGAAATTATTTAAGAGGGATCTAATTTATAATCTGAGGACTGACCCTGTTGATGAAGATCTCTGCAGTGGATTTGACGGGCAGGGCCAGGTAGAGGGCCCCCGCTCCTAAAGAGGCCCCCAAACACTGTGCAGCAATATAAACAACGGCCCTGAGAACATCCACCTTGCGAGTGGCCAACAGAGCCAGAGTCACTGCAGGGTTCACCTGATCagagtgcacaaacacacttaagtataaatatgaatgtttgGAGTATTTAGAAACTGAAAGCTTACATATCAACTCAACAGCTGCCAGGGGTGGAAAATAAATAGAGCAGCCACTCCACTGAACTACCAGActattataataaatgtaaaatgctacaatatttaaaatctgaTCCTGTCATACATGATAGTAGATCTTTAACATGAGTCATACAGAGTGCTTGTACTTAATagattttgttgttgtactAAATTGTTGTTGATATTATAGTACTTTTACACAGTGGTATTGGTACTTATACCTAAGTAAAGGACCTGAGTATAACTGCTATATCACCACCATCAGAGAAAAATcaataagagaaagaaaaacacaattctaaAATGTTTGAGACGTTCACCTGTGCCCCGCTTATTTCTCCAAAACAGTGTGCCAGCGCAATAATTGTCACCCCTACTGCCACTGCTGGGTACAGGGGTCCCGTGAGGGCCTCTCCCGGGCCCGGCACAGAGGCCCCCAGCACAGCGCTGACTAAGACCATGGTGCCGAGCAGCTCAGCAAGAATGGCGCACCAGAACTGCCGACTTCGTAGCTCCATGGAGAAAGGAGACATAAACAAAGGTGGCCTATATTTAGTTCAGCAAACAGATTTTTTCGAACTCTGACCAGAGCTGGGATCTATGATCAAAACCAAATTGAATCTAATATGTTTGAATCTACTTTTTAAGACAGAACTTCTACTGCTATACGAGCTGTAAGAAATGTCAAAGtgtattaaaaagaagaagaagaagaagaagaattaaCATTTCTTCTATCTAACAAAATAAGTCAACTCCATTTCATTATTTCAACTCTGGTAAGTCCTTTATAAAAATGGTTTGAACTGCGTCACAAGTACTGAGATATAACACATCCTAACATTGTGGCTTATAAGAAAGTCCTGGAAAAGTgcaatgaaatacaaatacaaaaagacataTACAGTAGCTGCGTATTTGATTCAGGATTCTGCAAATCAAGGAGTATTTCGAAACAAAAATTCAAGTATATGAAATGCTTACCTCACGCCACGTCATTTCAAACTCAAAAagtctgtattttttctgtgtAAGTCCGTCTGTTTGTCTGCTCGTCCTTCTGTCAGTGTGAAGCTGTCAGTGTCTGAGGGCTTCAGGGTCTGTGCTAAATCCCTCATTAACTTGTAGAGTCTGAGAGGTCCTTTGAAGAGGGTagcctcccctctctctcagtctctttCTCCTCACCCTCTCCTTACCCCGCACCAATCAAGTCttcctgtgcacacacacaaggttgCATGTATATAACCCCCTAACCTTCCCAAAGCACCACAATCTGCTGACCTTGGGCAATTTAAACATCTTCCAAAGACCTCAAGTGTGATTTCCTCTAACCCTCTATTTCATCTCTGTCCACTTACAACTTGTGATGTACTGCCCTGGTCACCATGGTGATAAACTCTTTCATGATGCTGTTGCCATAGAGACTTATTGTGATGCTGCTTCTGTGCATGCTTTTAATTTCACTCTTTGATATCAGACAAATGCGCACCTTGTGAAGGCGTTTTGTTTTACAGACAGAATTCCTCTTTTCAAGTTAAAACTCAGGCACCTCGGTGATGTGGGGAGGTAACAAGTCGCAGCTGCTTTTCAACAACTGGATATCGGTGTTTTAATTGCAGTATTTGTAcatcatttaattgtatttattatacattatattattttgttgagtACCATATACCAGGAACTTACACACAAAACCTTCATCATCGTAGCACAACAGTTTTCAAACAATGTAGTTCTGCATGAACAAAATAATCACCAAACTGCATTTAATCCCTGAGTGGCGAATGATGAGTTCTCTAACCTATACGtcatctcctcctctgacaACATCAGACATAAAAGGTTTTCCACAATTACACAGAAAGAGAGTTATCCCCAACCAACTTCATCATAATAGCAATAAGGATTTTGTGTATCTTCAAAGAATCCAGAAAACTTAAAAGTGGGCATGAAGTGGGCTGGGGAGCAGATGAGGCCCTATAGtggttatttttttaagatatCGCTGAGAATAATTTAACAAACGTTCTCTCCTTTAGACCACGTAGTTTAGCTTCGGTTAGTATTTTTCATTTGGGATAATTTGCTGAAGCTCCTGTGGCACTCTTACTATAATTATATAGGGATATGTTGAGCCTCCCCTATAGCGAGTGAATATTGATATTATTGAAGAAGAATTTCCTTCCAGGTTTCGTTATTTATTGACACCGTCAGCGGTGTAAAtgactgtattttatttggTCTGAAGCAGGATAAGAGCCGGTGACATGATGGGGAGATGCTTGGAGATGGATCTGATTCTCCTGACCCTCCGGGCATCAGGGACCCTCACTCTGTCAGACAGAGTCCAGAATGAACTGGTTGGTTGTGGGGATGCAGGCGGGGGTCGGAGGTGCTGCTGGCGTGCCCCATTATGCCGTGGATTACCCCCTCCTCTCCACGGCAACTGTTAAACTGTTATCCCCCCTTTTGTGGGGCTAAGCCCGACTGTGTAGAgtggggcagggggggggggcacactgGAACCCGCTGGCGTGGGGAGTTTTCAGCCCCCCCAGAGTGCTGACACTGACAtaatttcaaacacacacaaatatacacacacacactcacacaaagtgCCAGCTCAGGGATTTGAGTGAGTGATAGAGggcaaagagagggagagaagaacaaaaacacacaataaatgttttcaatatCTATCTTTTTATCCCtactcattttttttttttactgtgtacACTTAATCAttgaaatgaaagtgtgtgaatgtgttgttCTTGAGTCTCTGCCCCTGCAGAGCAGCTGGGAGTGATGGCAGGACGTTCCCAGGAGCATGTGCCTCAGACAGGACTCTCCACGTAGCCGCAGAGCCACGCCCAAACACTTCAGCACTTTCCAACATGGCTTATCACTTTTAAATGGGAGATATTCCATGTGGCTGTGCTTATGTTACATACGTTTGGATGTGTGTTAAAAGAGTCGCCCCTCTAAGGGTATGCTGGTCAACATACTATcatgtggttttttttacagactaAAATAAGAATTATTTTGACGATTATACcatgattttctttcaacataCTAGACTGTGTCTTTTCTCAACATGCTATACTATGCCTTATTTTGACATAGTATGTTATGGCTTTTTAGTCATATACTATACCATGCCTTGGTTTCCTACATACCAAGGCACAGTATGACTTTTTTCAACATACTAGAGTCTTGCATGTTGACAATTCATACTACCTACTATAGTGTGAATTTTCTTCTGCATTTTAAACTAAGACTTTTTACGAAATAAGGTATATATTATGACATATATTtaacatactataatattacttttttttttga
The Eleginops maclovinus isolate JMC-PN-2008 ecotype Puerto Natales chromosome 1, JC_Emac_rtc_rv5, whole genome shotgun sequence genome window above contains:
- the LOC134862955 gene encoding aquaporin AQPAe.a isoform X1 — protein: MTWRELRSRQFWCAILAELLGTMVLVSAVLGASVPGPGEALTGPLYPAVAVGVTIIALAHCFGEISGAQVNPAVTLALLATRKVDVLRAVVYIAAQCLGASLGAGALYLALPVKSTAEIFINRVPIELNAAQALGMEVLCTFQMVFTVFSVEDQRRRECPEPGNLAIGLAHTAGVLMGGRFSGASMNPARSLGPAIITGLWENHWVRESLRIQMHVYWIGPVMGSILAGVSHEFFFARSASRQKLVACLTCKDIEIVETASITGSSLSTVTQNAIRAKQANKQDNN
- the LOC134862955 gene encoding aquaporin AQPAe.a isoform X3, with protein sequence MTWRELRSRQFWCAILAELLGTMVLVSAVLGASVPGPGEALTGPLYPAVAVGVTIIALAHCFGEISGAQVNPAVTLALLATRKVDVLRAVVYIAAQCLGASLGAGALYLALPVKSTAEIFINRVPIELNAAQALGMEVLCTFQMVFTVFSVEDQRRRECPEPGNLAIGLAHTAGVLMGGRFSGASMNPARSLGPAIITGLWENHWVYWIGPVMGSILAGVSHEFFFARSASRQKLVACLTCKDIEIVETASITGSSLSTVTQNAIRAKQANKQDNN
- the LOC134862955 gene encoding aquaporin AQPAe.a isoform X2, which encodes MSPFSMELRSRQFWCAILAELLGTMVLVSAVLGASVPGPGEALTGPLYPAVAVGVTIIALAHCFGEISGAQVNPAVTLALLATRKVDVLRAVVYIAAQCLGASLGAGALYLALPVKSTAEIFINRVPIELNAAQALGMEVLCTFQMVFTVFSVEDQRRRECPEPGNLAIGLAHTAGVLMGGRFSGASMNPARSLGPAIITGLWENHWVYWIGPVMGSILAGVSHEFFFARSASRQKLVACLTCKDIEIVETASITGSSLSTVTQNAIRAKQANKQDNN